One Halichoerus grypus chromosome 1, mHalGry1.hap1.1, whole genome shotgun sequence genomic region harbors:
- the ETS2 gene encoding protein C-ets-2 isoform X1: MNDFGIKNTDQVAPASNSYRGTLKRQPAFDTFDGSLFAVFPSLNEEQTLQEVPTGLDSISHDSANCELPLLTPCSKAVMSQALKATFSGFKKEQRRLGIPKNPWLWTEQQVCQWLLWATNEFSLVNVNFQRFGMNGQVLCNLGKERFLELAPDFVGDILWEHLEQMIKENQEKTEDQYEENSHLNSVPHWINSNSLGFGVEQAAYGVQTPNYPKGSLLDLCPSSSAPGVLGSEQEFQMLPKSRLNTVSVNYCPISQDFPSGSLNLLAGGSGKPRDRDSPENGTDSFESSDSLLQSWNSQSSLLDVQRVPSFESFEDDCSQSLCLNKPTMSFKDYIQERSDPVEQGKPVIPAAVLAGFTGSGPIQLWQFLLELLSDKSCQPFISWTGDGWEFKLADPDEVARRWGKRKNKPKMNYEKLSRGLRYYYDKNIIHKTSGKRYVYRFVCDLQNLLGFTPEELHAILGVQPDTED; the protein is encoded by the exons atgaatgacTTTGGAATCAAGAACACGGACCAGGTCGCCCCTGCGTCTAACAGTTACAGAGGGACACTGAAG CGCCAGCCAGCTTTTGACACCTTTGATGGATCCCTGTttgctgtttttccctctctcaaTGAAGAGCAAACACTCCAAGAAGTGCCAACAGGCTTGGATTCCATTTctcatg ACTCTGCCAACTGTGAATTGCCTCTGTTAACTCCGTGCAGCAAGGCTGTCATGAGTCAAGCCTTAAAAGCTACCTTCAGTGGCTTTAAGAAGGAGCAGCGCCGCCTTGGCATCCCAAAGA ACCCCTGGCTGTGGACCGAGCAGCAGGTCTGCCAGTGGCTCCTCTGGGCCACCAATGAGTTCAGCCTGGTGAACGTCAATTTCCAGAGGTTCGGCATGAACGGCCAGGTGCTGTGCAACCTGGGCAAGGAGCGCTTTCTGGAGCTGGCTCCGGATTTCGTGGGCGACATTCTCTGGGAGCATCTGGAGCAGATGATCAAAG aaaaccaagaaaagacAGAAGATCAGTATGAAGAAAATTCACACCTCAACTCGGTCCCTCATTGGATTAATAGCAATTCACTAG GCTTTGGTGTGGAGCAGGCAGCGTACGGCGTGCAGACCCCGAATTACCCCAAAGGCAGCCTCCTGGACTTGTGTCCATCCTCCTCGGCGCCCGGCGTGCTCGGTTCTGAGCAGGAGTTTCAGATGCTGCCCAAGTCTCGACTCAACACCGTCAGCGTCAACTATTGTCCCATCAGTCAGGACTTCCCGAGCGGGAGCTTGAACCTGCTCGCCGGCGGTTCTG GGAAGCCCCGGGACCGCGACTCCCCCGAGAACGGCACGGACAGCTTCGAGAGCTCGGACTCCCTGCTGCAGTCCTGGAACAGCCAGTCGTCACTGCTGGATGTGCAGCGGGTGCCGTCCTTCGAGAGCTTCGAGGATGACTGCAGCCAGTCCCTGTGCCTCAATAAGCCGACCATGTCCTTCAAGGACTACATCCAGGAGAGGAGCGACCCGGTGGAGCAGGGCAAACCGGTTATACCCGCGGCAGTGCTGGCCGGCTTCACGG GAAGCGGCCCTATTCAGCTGTGGCAGTTTCTCCTGGAATTGCTCTCGGACAAATCCTGCCAGCCCTTCATCAGCTGGACCGGGGACGGCTGGGAGTTCAAGCTCGCGGACCCCGACGAG GTGGCCCGCCggtggggaaagaggaaaaacaagccCAAGATGAACTACGAGAAGCTGAGCAGGGGCTTGCGCTATTACTACGACAAGAACATCATCCACAAGACGTCGGGGAAGCGCTACGTGTACCGCTTTGTGTGCGACCTGCAGAACTTGCTGGGGTTCACCCCCGAGGAACTGCACGCCATCCTGGGCGTCCAGCCGGACACGGAGGACTGA
- the ETS2 gene encoding protein C-ets-2 isoform X2 — MNDFGIKNTDQVAPASNSYRGTLKRQPAFDTFDGSLFAVFPSLNEEQTLQEVPTGLDSISHDSANCELPLLTPCSKAVMSQALKATFSGFKKEQRRLGIPKNPWLWTEQQVCQWLLWATNEFSLVNVNFQRFGMNGQVLCNLGKERFLELAPDFVGDILWEHLEQMIKENQEKTEDQYEENSHLNSVPHWINSNSLGFGVEQAAYGVQTPNYPKGSLLDLCPSSSAPGVLGSEQEFQMLPKSRLNTVSVNYCPISQDFPSGSLNLLAGGSGKPRDRDSPENGTDSFESSDSLLQSWNSQSSLLDVQRVPSFESFEDDCSQSLCLNKPTMSFKDYIQERSDPVEQGKPVIPAAVLAGFTAALFSCGSFSWNCSRTNPASPSSAGPGTAGSSSSRTPTRWPAGGERGKTSPR; from the exons atgaatgacTTTGGAATCAAGAACACGGACCAGGTCGCCCCTGCGTCTAACAGTTACAGAGGGACACTGAAG CGCCAGCCAGCTTTTGACACCTTTGATGGATCCCTGTttgctgtttttccctctctcaaTGAAGAGCAAACACTCCAAGAAGTGCCAACAGGCTTGGATTCCATTTctcatg ACTCTGCCAACTGTGAATTGCCTCTGTTAACTCCGTGCAGCAAGGCTGTCATGAGTCAAGCCTTAAAAGCTACCTTCAGTGGCTTTAAGAAGGAGCAGCGCCGCCTTGGCATCCCAAAGA ACCCCTGGCTGTGGACCGAGCAGCAGGTCTGCCAGTGGCTCCTCTGGGCCACCAATGAGTTCAGCCTGGTGAACGTCAATTTCCAGAGGTTCGGCATGAACGGCCAGGTGCTGTGCAACCTGGGCAAGGAGCGCTTTCTGGAGCTGGCTCCGGATTTCGTGGGCGACATTCTCTGGGAGCATCTGGAGCAGATGATCAAAG aaaaccaagaaaagacAGAAGATCAGTATGAAGAAAATTCACACCTCAACTCGGTCCCTCATTGGATTAATAGCAATTCACTAG GCTTTGGTGTGGAGCAGGCAGCGTACGGCGTGCAGACCCCGAATTACCCCAAAGGCAGCCTCCTGGACTTGTGTCCATCCTCCTCGGCGCCCGGCGTGCTCGGTTCTGAGCAGGAGTTTCAGATGCTGCCCAAGTCTCGACTCAACACCGTCAGCGTCAACTATTGTCCCATCAGTCAGGACTTCCCGAGCGGGAGCTTGAACCTGCTCGCCGGCGGTTCTG GGAAGCCCCGGGACCGCGACTCCCCCGAGAACGGCACGGACAGCTTCGAGAGCTCGGACTCCCTGCTGCAGTCCTGGAACAGCCAGTCGTCACTGCTGGATGTGCAGCGGGTGCCGTCCTTCGAGAGCTTCGAGGATGACTGCAGCCAGTCCCTGTGCCTCAATAAGCCGACCATGTCCTTCAAGGACTACATCCAGGAGAGGAGCGACCCGGTGGAGCAGGGCAAACCGGTTATACCCGCGGCAGTGCTGGCCGGCTTCACGG CGGCCCTATTCAGCTGTGGCAGTTTCTCCTGGAATTGCTCTCGGACAAATCCTGCCAGCCCTTCATCAGCTGGACCGGGGACGGCTGGGAGTTCAAGCTCGCGGACCCCGACGAG GTGGCCCGCCggtggggaaagaggaaaaacaagccCAAGATGA